From the Phragmitibacter flavus genome, the window CGCCTTCCTCATCACCGGCGGTCTCAGCCTTCCCGCCATGCTCGCCGGAGCCCTCGGTGCCGGATTGCTCACCACCTCCATGATCGAGTTCATCCATTCAAAATCTCGCATCAAAGCCGACGCCGCCATTGGCATCACCTTTTGCACCCTCTTCGCCCTCGGCGTCGTGCTCATCAACGTCTTCGCCTCCCGCGTCCATCTCGATGCCGACTGCGTCCTCTACGGCGAACTCAGCTATCTCCACAAACCCGCCGATGCCATCGCTCCGCGCCCCGTGCTCATCATGGGCGGTGTCGGTCTCACCGTCGCCGCGCTCATCGCCTTTTTTTATAAGGAACTCCTCGTCAGTTCCTTCGATACCATGCTCGCCGCCTCGCTCGGTTTCCGACCAAAAATCATCCATCTCTGCCTGATGGCCATGCTCTCCATCGTCATCGTGGCCGCCTTTGAATCCGTCGGCGCCATCCTCGTTATCGCCATGCTCATCCTCCCCGGAGCCACCGCCCAGCTCATCACCAACCGGCTCGCGCCCTGCCTTTGGCTCAGCGTTCTCCATGCCGCCCTCAGTGCCGTGCTCGGACTCCATCTCGCCGTCTGGCTCGATTGCTCGATGGCCGGAGCCGTCGTCGTCGCAGCAGCCTTCCTCTTCACCCTCGCCTGGATCTTCGCCCCCGGCGGCATCCTCGCCGGTCGACGCGGCGCCACGGCCGATCCCCTGCTCGACTCACCCCTTTCGTCCTAACAAAATTGTGATGTTCGCCTTCAACGCGACTTGATAGAGTGTCGCGGATGAAACACCGCACCTTTCTCAAGACCCTCGCCGCAACGGCCACCTCCTGGCTCACCTCGCGCCACGGACTCTTCTCCCAAGAGACACCGAAACTCGTCCAACCGCCCTTCGCTCCGGTTGTCCCGCAAACCCCCTTCGACGCCCCCGCCGGCACCTGGACCCTTGCCGTCCTGCCCGACACCCAATACTACTCACAAAACTTCCCCGACGTCTTCGTCCGCCAGACCGAGTGGATCGCCGCCCACAAGACCAGCCATCAAATCCTCTTCGTTGCCCATGAAGGCGACATCACCAATCACAACACCCCCGAACAATGGACCCGCGCCCAAAAAGCCATGCGTGTGCTCAACACCGCCGCCGTTCCCTATGCCCTCGTTCCCGGCAATCATGACCTTGGAGACAACGGCAAAGCCAACGATCGCAGCACGTTGATGAACGACTATTTCTCCCCCGCCGACTACCAGCACAGCCCCGGCCACATCCTGTTCGAACCCGGCAAAATGGAGAACAGCGCCCACCCCTTCCAAACCCCCACCGGCAAACAACTGCTCCTTGCCCTCGAATTCGGCCCCCGCGACGAAGTCATCAATTGGGCCAACACCATCGCCACCCAACACGCCGATCATCAAATCACCATCGTCACCCACGCCCATCTTTACTCCGACAACCTCCGCAACGACTGGACCATTGACGGCGTCGAAGGCAACAAAAAGCGCGGCAACCCCAAAGTCTACGGACTCAACACCAACAGCACCGTCAACGACGGCGAACAAGTCTGGCAAAAGCTCGCCAGCAAACACGCCAACATCCGTTTCATCCTCAACGGCCACATCACCTCCGACCTCGGCACCGGCCTCCTCACCAGCACCGCCACCACCGGTCAAACCGTTCATCAAATCCTCGCCAACTATCAGGACAACTCCCCCAACAAAGGCGGCACCGTCATGCCCGCCAAAGGCCACGGCGGCGGCGGATTCATGCGTCTGATGCAATTCCATCCCGACGGCAAAACCGTGCAAATGAAAACTTATTCCCCTTGGTATGACCAATGGCTGACCGAACCCAACCAGCAGTTCAGCTGCTTGCTTTAGGTCCGGCCCCATGGGCAGCATGCTCTTGACCCCACGGAGGCGGCTGTGCTAACCTCATTCATCATGCGTGCCTCAAATCACTCCGACTCCAAGGCCCCACGCCGCACCATTTTTGCCATTCTCGCCTCCGCGCTGCTGTCCACGCCCCTGACTGCCGCCGTCTCCCTTGCCAGCGGCAACTACACGGAAAATTTCAATGCGGCCCTCGATCCCAACGCCTGGACCTTGTCCAACGTCGGCGTCCGCGCCTACACCGACGGCGGGCGACCCAACGTCACCGTCGCCGCCGCCGGAGGCGATGGTCTTGTCTCAGGCACCGCCCCCGCCGGCACCAATATCGGCGACATCCTCACCTCCATCAAACCCGCCGGCTCCTATGCCTCCCTTGGTTTTTCAGGCAGCTGGCTCACCAACAACAGCGCCCCTGCCGGTCCCGTCAACGGCGACCTGACCTTCACCCGCACCGCCACCCTCTCCTTCGACTCCCTCGGCACCCACAGCCAAATTGACAGCATCAGCTTCCTGCTCGCCGCTGGCGACAGCATCGACGGTGTCGAAGGCGTGTTCGAGGTGCTTCTCGATGGCAACGTTATTTTCCGTCGCGACTTCGAATCCGGCGGCACCCTCCGCACCAGCGGTTTCTCCACTGGATTTGAAGACGTCGGCACCGGCATCACCCCTCTTGCCACCGCCGCCAATCTCCTCGGTGCAGGCTTTTACCGCGAAACCTGGTCCGCAGGAGCCACCACCACCGCCAACCGTTTTGCCGAAAGCTGGACCGTCGAATCCGCCTACCAAATCAATCTTCAAAACATCGCCCACAGCTCCGACACCCTCTACCTCCAGTTTGTCTGGCGCGGTTTCAACAGCGACTTCAGCGACGAGTTCCTCGCCATCGACAACCTCGCCGTCAGTGTCCCCGAGCCAAGCCGCTTCCTTCTACTCTGCAGCTCCCTCGGCCTCATCCTCATGCGCCGCCGCCGTCATTGAATGAATCCATCACCTCATCGACGCCGACGACGCCGTATCGTCAAAATCCCCATCAATCCCAAAGCTCCCAGCAACGCCCGACCGGGCTCCGGCACCGCGCTAAACGCCAGCCCATAATGGTTGAGTCCACCTCCAAACTCCAAACCGTTAAATTCCCAAATCCCTGCGCCCAATTGCGCCTGGTAGATCGTCGCCGTCTGGTTGATGCTTCCATCTCCCCCTTCATCGATCCCCAAGGTCTGGCCTGTTGAGACAAACCCCATCTCGCCAATCCAGGCAGGCACCGCCGACCCAATCCGATTATCCAAAATCAGAAACGCCGTTGCATCCTCCAAGAGCGTCACCTCATACAACGCAGTCGTCGCCGAAAACGCCCGGGCATCATTGCTCGTCTGCACAAAATCCGCCCCCGCCAAACCCGGCACTGCCGCAAGCACCGTGCTGGTGACCACAAACTGGTGCGTCCGATCCACAAAAGCCGTCACCCCGGAGGCAAACCCCAACCGCAACAACGCCGGAGTCGGATTGCCGCCACCCGCGCGCGCCACCCCGCCCACCACTGTCCCGGCCCGTGTGGTCACCAGTCCATAGTTGTTGTTCCCCGCAAAACCCAACCCATTAAATACATGCACCCCAGCTCCGAGCCTCGCCGTAAAAACCGCAGCCTGGGTGTTGATGCTCAACCCCGGTCCCACCCCGAGATCCGCCGCCCCACTGCCCTCGTCATACCCCACCCGATATTCCCCATCGGTGCCGCCGTTCAATACCCGCTCAAACCCCATCGAAGCCACCCAAGCCGGCACCGCCTGCCGCGTATCGATCAATAAAAACACCTGCGCCTCCTCCCCCAGCGTCACCTGATAAGCCCCACTGGTCGCACTCACCGCCCGCGCATCATTCGCCATCTGCACATACGTCTCACCCACCAGTCCTAAACCCGCGAACGTTGGCTGACGTCTGGTAACGTCCGTGCTCACCCCGTTCCATTGGTGAAGCCGATCCGAAAACGCGGCCACATCTTCACCAAAAATCCCGCCCGCAGCCGGTGGATCGGCATAAGTCGCCGCCGCCGGAAGTTCCATGACCGACACCACCACCGCTCCACGCAATTCGAGCCCGGCCAAGCAGAAGCCCCATCCCACTAGCAATCCGCAGACCATCCGCCTGCCCCGACTGCCTTGGTTGCAGAGAACGTTCATCATCAGGTCATCTTGGCCATAATTCACCGCCATCGTCAACCCCAAAACCCCACACCGTCCTTGCCTTTTGCTCACCCGTCGTTATCTCAGGACACCCCCATTCGATCTCCATGCGCCAACCCATCCTCATCATTGGCCAAGGCCTCGCCGGCACCGCCATCGCCTGGCGACTCTGGCAATGTGGCATCCCTTTTCTCATCGTCGATCCCAACCAGTCCGAAACCTGCTCGAAAGTTGCCGCCGGACTGATCACGCCCATCACCGGCATGCGCCTCAACCTCAGCTGGCGCATTGCCGACCTCCTCCCCGCCGCCGAGCATTTCTATCGCGACATCGAGAAGCAACTCGGCGTTGGTTTCTATCATTCGCTGCCTCATTCCCGCCTTTTCAAAGAACCCCGCGAAATTGCCCTGTGGGAAAAACGCCGCATCGATCCCGCCTTCATCCCGTGGATCGATTCCGAATCCGAATCTGAAAGCGCAGACGAGATCGCTGATCCCGCCCTCTTTCACTCCGAACTTGGTGGCTTTCGCCAACAAGGTTCCGGATGGCTCGACACTCTCACCTACCTTGAAGCCAGCCGTCAATTTTTCGAAGAAAACACCTGCTGCCAGCAAGGCCTCGTCAACGAATCCGACCTCGACATCCGCGCGGACACGATCATCTGGCACGACGCCGAATTTTCACACGCCATCCTCTGTCGCGGCTGGCAGCAATCCGCCAGCGACCTCACCCCGTGGCTACCCTTCGATGCAGCACGCGGCGTCATGGTCGATCTCGAATTTGAATCCTCCATCCTCTCCCGACACATCTACAACCGCGGTGGCTGGATTCTCCCTCACAGCCCTGATCGCTGGCGCGCAGGTTCAACTTATGAATTCGATTTTCAACGGCCGTTGGAAGATTCTTTGGCCGACCTTCAAAAGAAGCTGCAGGCCCTCCTTCGCATCCCCTTCACGATGACCCGACCTCGCGCTGGCGTCCGCCCCATCATCAAAGGCCGACAGGCCGTGCTTGGTCGTCATCCCGCGAATGACCGCCTGCTGGTCTTCAACGGCCTCGGCTCCAAAGGTGCGATGAAATCCCCGCTCTTATCACGCTGGCTCGTTGACCACCTTCTCGACCACCAGCCTCTCGACGAGGCCATCGACATCCGCTCCAACCTGTGAAAAGTAGAAGGCTCGTCCCGAGCCTTTCGTTCATGCACTCCACAGCTCAAGGCTCGGGACGAGCCTTCTACTTTCCACACCATGCCGAGCTCCGCCCACCAGCCATTTCCCACCGCCGTCCAGTGGTCGCACCTCCTGCTCCAACCTCGACTCCAACCCGGCATGAACGCCGTCGACGCCACCGCTGGCAACGGACACGATGCCCTCTTCCTTGCCCAGCACGTCCTCCCCAATGGAAAACTGTTCATCTTTGACATTCAGGAGCCCGCCATTACCTCCACCCGCCAGCGATTGCTCGACCACGCCATCCCGCTCGACTCCGTTGAATTCTTCCAAACCGGTCACCAAACGCTCATCCAATCACTGCCGCCAACTCTTCATGGCCAAATCAATGCCATCATGTTCAACCTCGGCTATCTCCCCGGCGGTGACAAATCCCGCATCACGCTGACTGAGAGCACCCTCAGCGCCATTCGGCAAGCCCTCGACATGCTCGCGCCGGACGGCCTCCTCACCACCGTCGTCTATCCCGGTCACGATGGCGGACGCGAAGAAGCTGCCTTAGTCGAAACGCTCTTCAGCCAACTTCCTTCTGACATTTTCGAAGTTCAAAAACACGCCTTCCTCAACTACCGCCCAACCACACCCTATCTCATGGCAGTCCGCCGCAAAAAAGCGGAAGCAGGCACGCCGACCACGCCCTAACCCCCGCCTCACGTGCAACGCCAGCACGTCGCGCGTTCGACAATGATGTCGCCCTATGCTCGCTTCTTATTCCCCTCAATGGCAGCAGGTGGATTTAGGAGCGATGCCTTCATAGCGGTCGTGATGTTTCCACCATTCATACAAGGGGCCCTGAGGCCAGCCTGCGGGGGAGTCTTCGCCGATTTCCTGTCGACCGAAGGGAGTGATGTCGAAATAAGTAAATGTGGCACCGAGATGTTCGACGCCGCGATCGGAAGTGAAGTAGGTTTGAAAGATGCGGTCGCCATCACGGAGGAAAACGCTGAGGGCGTGGTGTTCGCCGGTTTCGTCGGTGACGCCGAAGTCGTAGTTGAAGTCGGAGCCAAAGGAAGAAAACCAGGGTTCCGACCAGCCCATGCGTTTTTTGAAGGGTTCGATTTTGGCGAGCGGAGCGCGGGAGACCACGACGCGGGTGATGTCCTTCGCATGGAGGTGGGCGGGATGGCACATGTTGTCGAGAACCATGGAGCAGCCGCTGCAGCCTTCCTCATCTTCAGGGGCAAACATGAAATGGTAGAGGACGAGCTGTCGACGACCATCAAACAGGTCGAGTAATGTGAGAGGGCCGTTCGGTCCGTGGAACTGGTAGCTTTTGGTGATCTCGACCATGGGCATCCGGCGGCGTTCGGCACTGAGCGCTTCGCCAGCACGGGTGTGGGCTTTCTCTTTGACCAGCAGGGCTTCGCGGGCGGCCTGCCATGTTTCGCGGGAGACGATTTGGGGTAAGTTCATGGTTATTAGTTTTTGGTTTCGAGATGACGACGATTGCGAGATGAAAACCGGGACAATTTTTTTGCATTGTTGTCCTGTCGAGGGCGGTGTTATTCGTTGTTGGAGTGAAGTGCCGTCACGGCGGCATCGCAAATACTTGTAACTCCAACATCATTCACATTCATGAACCTTCCCATCATTCAACCTTACTTGTTCTTCAACGGTCGCTGCGAAGAAGCAATCAACTTTTATCAGACCGCCCTTGATGCGAAGGTGGACATGGTCATGAAGTTCAGTGACAGCCCCGAACCGCCCCCGCCGGGAATGATCCCTGAAGGTTGGGAGGACAAGGTCATGCACGCGAGCTTCACTTTTGAGGGAAACATCGTGATGGCCTCGGATGGCTGTGAGGCTCAGGGCGGGTATGCGGGTTTTTCCTTGTCGTTGAGCGTGGCAAGTGCGGAAGAGGCGAAGCGTTATTTTGATGCGTTGTCAGAGGGAGGCGAGGTGACGATGCCATTGGGCGAGACGTTTTGGTCGCCCATCTTCGGGATGTTGAAGGACAAGTTTGGAGTTGCCTGGATGGTTGGGGTGCATGTCGAGCCTCCAGCAGGGTGCTGACCAATGACGACAAGGAAGGGCGGTCTCTCTGACCGCCGACGGTTTAATTGGGAGCCTGGGCACTGACGGCGGCCAGGATGGCACTGCTTCTTGAGCCCACTGCCCACTGCCCACTGCCCACTGCCTACTGCCCACTGCCCACTGCCCACTGCCTACTGCCTACTGCCTACTCGGCGAGAAGGATCAACTGCGGGAAGAGAGGCGTGGGGGTGCCGAGCTGATGACCAGTGGGAAGGAGGCCCCAATGGAGGTCGCTGAGGGTGAATTTTTCGGCGGGGATCCAATTGAGCTGCTCGCGGAGTTTGCGGGTGGCGGTGGGGATGATGGGATCAAGCAGGATGCTGATGTGGGCAAGCGACTCGGCGAGGTGGTAGAGGACGCTGTCAAGACGGGCAGCTTGCTCAGGATCCTTGGCAAGTTTGAAGGGGAGGGTGGTGTCGACGAACTTGTTGGCGTGGTCGATGATCTTCCAGGCTTCGGCGATGCCGTCGTGAATGGCCCAGGCGTTCATTTTGGAGGCGTAGGCAATTGGGGCAGAGGCGACGGTCTGGCGAAGGGCGACGTTAATCTCATCATCGTAGCTGCCGGGGGTGAGGATGCCGCTGCGATACTTTTGCGCCATGTTGATGGTGCGGTTGAGAAGGTTGCCGAGGCCGCCGGCGAGTTCCTTGCTGTAGGCCATGTGGAGGCGCTCGGTGTTGCTGTCGGCATCGTAGCCGGTGGCAATATCGCGCATGAGATAATAACGAAGGCCGTCGGCGGTGACGAGGTCTGAGACCTGGTTGGGATCGATGACGTTGCCGAGGCTCTTGCTCATCTTCTGGCCTTTGACGTTCCACCAGCCGTGCACGATGAGCTGGGGAATGTGTTCGTCGGGGAAGCCGAGGGCATGGAGCATGATGGGCCAGTAGATGGCGTGAGCAGGGACGAGGATGTCTTTGCCGATGACGTGGGCTTCACAGGGCCAGAGTTTGGAGAAGTCGGGGAGACCGGGGTTGCCGACTTCATCGGCGAGGTAGCCGGCGAAGCTGATGTAGTTGGTGAGGGCGTCGAACCAGACATAGGTGACGTAGCGGTCGTCGAAGGGAAGCGGGATGCCCCAGGTGAGTCGCTCTTTAGGTCGTGAGATGCTGAGGTCCTGGCCGACAGTGTTTTCGAGGGCGTTGAGGACGTCGTTGGCGCGGAAGGCGGGGAAGATGAAGTCAGGATGGGATTTGATGAACTCGCGCAGCCAGTCGACGTGGTCGCTGAGTTTGAAGAACCAGTTTTCTTCATGGAGCTCGACGACGGTGCCCCATTCAGGTCCGAAGTTGCCTTCGGCGTCGCGTTCTTTGTCAGTAAGAAACTGTTCCTGACGTTCGCTGTAGAAACCCTGGTAGGATTTTTTGTAAAGCTGGCCGTTGTCGTGGAGTTTTTGCAGAATGGCCTGGACAACACGACGGTGTTTTTCGTCGGTGGTGGCGGCCCAGCCGTCGTATTTAATGCCAAGTTTTTCCCAGAGGGCGAGGAATTTGACGGTGGTGGCCTCGACAAAGGCGGTGGGGGTGACACCGGCGGCTTCGGCGCTTTTTTGCACTTTTTGACCGTATTGGTCGACGCCGGTCAGGAAGAAAACCTCGCGTCCCTGAAGGCGCTGGAAGCGGGCCATCACATCGGCGAGGACTTTCTCATAGGCATGCCCGATGTGCGGGGCGCCGTTGGTGTAGTCGATGGCGGTGGTGATGTAGTAGGGCTTCATGGGAAAGGCTAAAGGATGAAGGCTAAAGGATAAAAGATGAGGACGGAAGATTTGCGATTGAGAAGTGGGAGCGGGCCGGGGTGGTTGGGCTCTTTAGTCTTCTGCCTTTTCGTCTTTTGTCTCTTTAACTATTTTACCGCCGAGCGAGAGGATGCGGGCTTTGCCTTTGGCGTCTTCGGCTTCGGCGATCTGGCCGTTTTTGACATACATCTGGGAGAGGGCGGTCCAGGCGAGGAGATCGTTGGGTCGAAGGGTGGTGGCCATCATGCCAGCACCGATGGCTTCCTTGACGGAATCGCTTTTGAAAAGGGCCATGCCGAGGGCGTGCCAGCCGTCGGCATATTGGGGGTCGAGCTCGACGCAGCGACGATAGAGAGGAACGGCTTCGGCGATTTCTCCGATGGCGACGAGGCCGCTGGCTTCGTCATAGAGGTCGTCGCGTTCCGCAGTGTCGATCATGATGCTGCGGGAACCTCGGCGCCGGCGCCAAGGGAGCGTTGGATGATGGGGTCGGCGTCGACTTTGGCTTCTTCGCGACGGCGTTCGAACCAGGCGCGGAAGATGCCGAACTGCAGGGAGCCGTCGATGGACTGACGCATTTCTGTTTTGGTGGTGACGGAGTCTTCGCGTTTGTGGAGTTCCTTGTTCAGGACATAGACGAGGAGGAGACCGGTCTCGGCAGGGGCGGGTTGGGAAGTGAAGTTGCCTGCAGGAGTGCCTGCGGCGGCTTGAGCGATGGCCTGACCGTTGCTGATGTCGGTGAGGGGGTTGGCCGGGGAGAAGTCGGCAAGGTTTTGAGGGGTCACTCCGGCTTCCTTGGCGGCATCGGCGAAGGATTTGCCACCTTTGACGAGCTCTTCGATTTTCTTGCGGGTGTCGTTGGCGGCCTTGGTGAGGGCTTCGGTGGCCTTTTGATCGATGAGAGTCTCGCGAATGGCGGTTTTGACTTCGTCGAGAGTCTGGGGTTGCGGGGCTTTTACTTCGGTGACCTTGTAAACGTAGTAGCCTTTGTCGCCTTCAACGGGATCACTGATCGGGCGGGTGGCGGGATCATTGAGGAAAATGTCGGCAACCACGCGGAACTCGTCTTTGAGGGCCTCAGGGGCTTCGCTGCGGGCAAACGCGGGGAGG encodes:
- a CDS encoding metallophosphoesterase codes for the protein MKHRTFLKTLAATATSWLTSRHGLFSQETPKLVQPPFAPVVPQTPFDAPAGTWTLAVLPDTQYYSQNFPDVFVRQTEWIAAHKTSHQILFVAHEGDITNHNTPEQWTRAQKAMRVLNTAAVPYALVPGNHDLGDNGKANDRSTLMNDYFSPADYQHSPGHILFEPGKMENSAHPFQTPTGKQLLLALEFGPRDEVINWANTIATQHADHQITIVTHAHLYSDNLRNDWTIDGVEGNKKRGNPKVYGLNTNSTVNDGEQVWQKLASKHANIRFILNGHITSDLGTGLLTSTATTGQTVHQILANYQDNSPNKGGTVMPAKGHGGGGFMRLMQFHPDGKTVQMKTYSPWYDQWLTEPNQQFSCLL
- a CDS encoding tRNA (mnm(5)s(2)U34)-methyltransferase, producing the protein MPSSAHQPFPTAVQWSHLLLQPRLQPGMNAVDATAGNGHDALFLAQHVLPNGKLFIFDIQEPAITSTRQRLLDHAIPLDSVEFFQTGHQTLIQSLPPTLHGQINAIMFNLGYLPGGDKSRITLTESTLSAIRQALDMLAPDGLLTTVVYPGHDGGREEAALVETLFSQLPSDIFEVQKHAFLNYRPTTPYLMAVRRKKAEAGTPTTP
- a CDS encoding metal ABC transporter permease → MQTLIPSFDAHLVLVEPWTTALPTYGWMVLMAFLVTATCGLIGNYLILRRMALVGDAISHSVLPGLAIAFLITGGLSLPAMLAGALGAGLLTTSMIEFIHSKSRIKADAAIGITFCTLFALGVVLINVFASRVHLDADCVLYGELSYLHKPADAIAPRPVLIMGGVGLTVAALIAFFYKELLVSSFDTMLAASLGFRPKIIHLCLMAMLSIVIVAAFESVGAILVIAMLILPGATAQLITNRLAPCLWLSVLHAALSAVLGLHLAVWLDCSMAGAVVVAAAFLFTLAWIFAPGGILAGRRGATADPLLDSPLSS
- a CDS encoding PEP-CTERM sorting domain-containing protein, coding for MRASNHSDSKAPRRTIFAILASALLSTPLTAAVSLASGNYTENFNAALDPNAWTLSNVGVRAYTDGGRPNVTVAAAGGDGLVSGTAPAGTNIGDILTSIKPAGSYASLGFSGSWLTNNSAPAGPVNGDLTFTRTATLSFDSLGTHSQIDSISFLLAAGDSIDGVEGVFEVLLDGNVIFRRDFESGGTLRTSGFSTGFEDVGTGITPLATAANLLGAGFYRETWSAGATTTANRFAESWTVESAYQINLQNIAHSSDTLYLQFVWRGFNSDFSDEFLAIDNLAVSVPEPSRFLLLCSSLGLILMRRRRH
- a CDS encoding class I tRNA ligase family protein encodes the protein MKPYYITTAIDYTNGAPHIGHAYEKVLADVMARFQRLQGREVFFLTGVDQYGQKVQKSAEAAGVTPTAFVEATTVKFLALWEKLGIKYDGWAATTDEKHRRVVQAILQKLHDNGQLYKKSYQGFYSERQEQFLTDKERDAEGNFGPEWGTVVELHEENWFFKLSDHVDWLREFIKSHPDFIFPAFRANDVLNALENTVGQDLSISRPKERLTWGIPLPFDDRYVTYVWFDALTNYISFAGYLADEVGNPGLPDFSKLWPCEAHVIGKDILVPAHAIYWPIMLHALGFPDEHIPQLIVHGWWNVKGQKMSKSLGNVIDPNQVSDLVTADGLRYYLMRDIATGYDADSNTERLHMAYSKELAGGLGNLLNRTINMAQKYRSGILTPGSYDDEINVALRQTVASAPIAYASKMNAWAIHDGIAEAWKIIDHANKFVDTTLPFKLAKDPEQAARLDSVLYHLAESLAHISILLDPIIPTATRKLREQLNWIPAEKFTLSDLHWGLLPTGHQLGTPTPLFPQLILLAE
- a CDS encoding tetratricopeptide repeat protein, which produces MIDTAERDDLYDEASGLVAIGEIAEAVPLYRRCVELDPQYADGWHALGMALFKSDSVKEAIGAGMMATTLRPNDLLAWTALSQMYVKNGQIAEAEDAKGKARILSLGGKIVKETKDEKAED
- a CDS encoding VOC family protein, which produces MNLPIIQPYLFFNGRCEEAINFYQTALDAKVDMVMKFSDSPEPPPPGMIPEGWEDKVMHASFTFEGNIVMASDGCEAQGGYAGFSLSLSVASAEEAKRYFDALSEGGEVTMPLGETFWSPIFGMLKDKFGVAWMVGVHVEPPAGC
- a CDS encoding DUF899 domain-containing protein; the protein is MNLPQIVSRETWQAAREALLVKEKAHTRAGEALSAERRRMPMVEITKSYQFHGPNGPLTLLDLFDGRRQLVLYHFMFAPEDEEGCSGCSMVLDNMCHPAHLHAKDITRVVVSRAPLAKIEPFKKRMGWSEPWFSSFGSDFNYDFGVTDETGEHHALSVFLRDGDRIFQTYFTSDRGVEHLGATFTYFDITPFGRQEIGEDSPAGWPQGPLYEWWKHHDRYEGIAPKSTCCH
- a CDS encoding NAD(P)/FAD-dependent oxidoreductase, with translation MRQPILIIGQGLAGTAIAWRLWQCGIPFLIVDPNQSETCSKVAAGLITPITGMRLNLSWRIADLLPAAEHFYRDIEKQLGVGFYHSLPHSRLFKEPREIALWEKRRIDPAFIPWIDSESESESADEIADPALFHSELGGFRQQGSGWLDTLTYLEASRQFFEENTCCQQGLVNESDLDIRADTIIWHDAEFSHAILCRGWQQSASDLTPWLPFDAARGVMVDLEFESSILSRHIYNRGGWILPHSPDRWRAGSTYEFDFQRPLEDSLADLQKKLQALLRIPFTMTRPRAGVRPIIKGRQAVLGRHPANDRLLVFNGLGSKGAMKSPLLSRWLVDHLLDHQPLDEAIDIRSNL